A single Oncorhynchus mykiss isolate Arlee chromosome 22, USDA_OmykA_1.1, whole genome shotgun sequence DNA region contains:
- the fbxl3a gene encoding F-box/LRR-repeat protein 3 — protein MKRVKGDEDACSSSSEGPTESCKKVRKLQPSKEKQQEEEEEETDVDLCEFGFDWALLPQEILLNIFQFLPLLDRAYASQVCRGWNQAFHMPELWRCFEFELNQPASSYLKATHPDLIKQIIKRHSNHLQYVSFKVDSSTESAEAACDILSQLVNCSLKTLGLISTARPSFMELPKSHFISALTVVFVNSKSLSSLKIDDTPVDDPSLKVLVANNSDTLRMLKMSSCPHVSPAGILCVADQCHGLRELALNYHLLSDELLLALSSEKHVHLEHLRIDVVSENPGQHFHTIRKSSWDAMLRHSPKFNLVMYFFLYEDEFGPFFREEVPITHLYFGRSVSKDVLGRVGLHCPRLVELVVCANGLRPLDEELIRIAKRCTQLSAIGLGECEVSCSAFVEFVKMCGRRLSQLSIMEEVLIPDHKYNLDEIHWEVSKHLGRVWFPDMMPTW, from the exons ATGAAGAGGGTGAAAGGAGATGAGGACGCCTGCAGCTCTTCCAGCGAGGGCCCAACCGAGTCCTGCAAGAAGGTGCGGAAGCTACAGCCAAGCAAAGAGAAGcagcaagaggaggaggaggaagagactgATGTAGATCTCTGCGAGTTTGGCTTCGACTGGGCACTGCTCCCTCAGGAGATCCTGCTCAACATCTTCCAATTCCTGCCTCTTCTGGATCGGGCGTATGCCTCGCAAGTGTGCCGTGGCTGGAACCAAGCTTTCCACATGCCCGAGCTATGGAGGTGCTTTGAGTTTGAGCTGAACCAGCCTGCCAGTTCTTACCTGAAGGCGACACACCCAGACCTAATCAAACAGATCATCAAGAGGCATTCGAACCACCTACAGTATGTCAGCTTCAAA GTGGACAGCAGCACGGAATCTGCAGAGGCAGCCTGTGACATTCTCTCCCAGCTGGTGAACTGTTCACTAAAGACACTAGGGCTCATCTCTACGGCCAGACCCAGCTTCATGGAGTTGCCCAAG TCTCATTTCATCTCGGCCCTGACGGTGGTGTTTGTCAACTCCAAGTCCCTGTCATCTCTGAAGATCGACGACACACCGGTGGATGACCCGTCCCTGAAGGTCCTGGTGGCCAACAACAGCGACACGCTGAGGATGTTGAAGATGAGCAGCTGCCCTCATGTCTCCCCTGCAG GTATCCTGTGTGTGGCGGACCAGTGCCATGGCCTGAGGGAGCTGGCGCTGAACTACCACCTGCTGAGTGATGAGCTGTTATTAGCCCTCTCCTCTGAGAAACACGTGCACCTGGAGCATCTCCGCATTGATGTGGTCAGCGAGAACCCCGGGCAGCACTTCCacaccatcaggaagtccagctGGGACGCTATGCTGCGCCACTCGCCCAAGTTCAACCTGGTCATGTACTTCTTCCTCTACGAGGACGAGTTCGGCCCCTTCTTCAGGGAGGAAGTccccatcacccacctctactTTGGTCGCTCAGTCAGTAAGGATGTGCTGGGCCGCGTGGGGCTTCACTGCCCCCGGTTGGTGGAGTTGGTGGTGTGCGCCAATGGGCTGCGGCCACTGGACGAGGAGCTAATCCGCATCGCCAAGCGCTGCACCCAGCTGTCGGCCATTGGCCTTGGGGAGTGTGAGGTGTCGTGCAGCGCGTTCGTGGAATTCGTGAAGATGTGCGGTCGGAGGTTGTCCCAGCTGTCCATCATGGAGGAGGTGCTGATTCCTGACCATAAGTACAACCTAGATGAAATCCACTGGGAGGTGTCAAAGCACCTCGGTCGTGTCTGGTTCCCCGACATGATGCCCACCTGGTAG